The DNA sequence GCCCATCGAGGCCGACACATTAGGCAGCCCTCCCGATCCATTGGCAATTTGAACCTGTTCGTAGAAATTATACTGCTTCGCTTGTTTTATAAAGGAAATAAGAGATCCACTGTAAAGAGAGGAATATACGATATCGGGATCAGCATCTAGTAGAGACTGAATATTCTCTTGGTACTCACCTGACCCGAATTTCGGAAATTGTTCTGAAACTACTGTTGCTCCGTATTCGGACTTCATTGTATCACTGAACACTCCCCAACTCTGATGTCCAAATACGTAGTCTGGTGCGATACAAGCAATCTTTTTACCCTCTAATCGGTTCCCGGCTTCCAATGCTAGTGCTGCTTGAAGTTGGGTCATGTAGGGGAACGTCCGAAATGTCGTTTTTCGGCAATCTTTTGTAATAAGGTCTGGGGTTTGAGCGCCAGTCACGATAAGAGGAATGTTTTGTTCTGCACTGTATTGACTTACAGCCTTAGCTACCGAACTGCTTGCGAAGCCAATGATTGTATCGACGTTGTCCTCTTGGATGAGGGTGCGAGCATGTGATATCGCCTGATCGGGGTTTGATTCCGTGTCATAGGGAATAATCTCAACATCTCGGCCATCAATTCCACCATCTTCATTTAGTTTCTCTGCCGTATATTCAGCTCCATTCTTCCCAGGCACGCCAAGTGAGCCATATGGGCCTGACAACGGGTTCAAATACCCGACTTTGAAGGTTCCACTATCACCATTAGAATTGCCAAGACAGCCAGCAATTCCGGACGTTAAGCCTGCTGCGGATATGCCTAGCAACTTAATGTACGATCTCCTGTTTGACTGGTTGTTTTTCATGTTTCGACTATCAAGTGTGAAGGATCATATATAAAACTTTTGTTGATCAGCGCCTACCAATATAATATACTTTAGATTAATTTGCTTTGATACTTAAATTAATATTATATTTGATATAAATACTTATAATATAGATAACTAATTATATTCCAGACAACGAAATTGATCCGCGTCTACGGTTGCCCCCGTGGTTCCGGTCCCTTTTGGAATACGGTGTGAACTCGGTCGAATGAATTAATATCGTTGCATCGGAAGTACGTCGAATAAATGATAGCAATATCCAGGACGTAACAGTACTCGATGCAGGAAATATGGGCCACGGTATCGCCGAGATCACGGCGCTTGCGGGGTACGACGTCGTGCTGCGTGACGTGAAACATGAGCTTGTGGAAGATGGATACGAGGAACTCAGGTGGAGTGTCCAAAAGCTAGCCGAGAGCGGGGCGATCGATGATGAACCCGATGCTGTGCTTAACCGGGTTGAGACCTGCGTAGACCTTTCGATGGCTGTTGAAACTGCCGATCTCATCATCGAGGCGGCTCCAGAGTGTCTCTCCCTAAGAAAGACATCTTCAACGAACTCGATCAGTTAGCGCCGGAGGACGCAATCCTAGCGACCAACACCTCTTCGCTGTCGATCACTGATATCGCGAGTGCAACCAACCGTGCACAATGCGTGGTCGGAATGCACTTTTTCAACCCGCCGGTAAAGATGGATCTCGTGGAGGTAGTCTACGGGGAGGACACGGCTGACGAGGTCGCCGATCGCGCGACTTCGTTCGTCAAGTCGCTCAACAAAACTCCGATCAATGTGCGAAAGGACATGCCTGGGTTCGTTGTAAACTCGGTCTTAAAACCGTTCATGATCGAACCATCATGGATGGTCTCTGAGGGCGAGACGACGATTACTGAAGCGGACGCGACAATGGTTTATGAACGAGGCTACCCGATGGGCCCATTCGAATTGACTGATCTCACTGGCCTCGATGTCATTCAGAACATTTTGCAAGAAGGGGGGAGTCCCGTCCCGCCTGCCATGGCGAATCACGTGGAGGAAGGCAAGCATGGTCGAAAAGCTGGTTTCGGGTTCTACAAATATGACAACGGCGACGGCCCGATCTATCAGCGTATGGACGCATCGGAAGAGCCAGATGATGGCTTTGATTGGCTCAGAGTCGAGTCGCTCATGATCAACGAGGCAGCGAAACTAATTGGGAACGATGTCACCACCGCAGAAGAGATCGATATCGGAATGAAACTCGGTGCAGGGTTTCCCACGGGGATCTGCGAACGTGCGGATACGCTCGGTCTCGATAGAGTCCTCGAGACGGTGGAAACACTGGCCTCGGAACGGAACGATGATCGGTATGAACCGGCCAGCTACTTACGGGGAACTCTTTGAAGCGGGCAACGTAGGTGAATGTTCAGGTCGGGGATTCTATCGGCACGATCGAAAACATGATTTCGATCACATCACTTATACGGTTACGGATCGCGGCGTTCTCAAGGTTATCCTCGATCGCCCTCAGCAGATGAATGCGATCTCCGAGGCGCTCTCAAAGGAAATCGTGACATTATTCGATAAGGTAGACGTAGCCGAAATTCACTGTTTAGTAATCGAAGGGGCCGGTGACCGGGCATTTTCCGCAGGCGCAGACATCACAGGGTTCAGCGAACTGACGCCAGCGACAGTCGATGAGATGGTCCCGGTCGCCGAATCGTTACAGTCTTTTCCGCCCAACCATCGCGAAGATTGATGGATTTTGCCTTGGTGGCGGATTTGAACTAGCGTTGGGCTGTGACATCCGTATTGCGTCGACCGAGTCACAGTTTGGATTCCCCGAAATCACGCTTGGGTTGCTCCCCGGCGGCGGAACTCAGCGGACGCTCCGCATGATTGGGGAAGCGCGAACAAAGGAGTGGGTTTTCCGTGGAGAGCCGATAAGCGCAGAGCGAGCCAAGTCGTGGGGGCACGTCAATCGTGTGGTTCCCCGCGACGATCTAGAAGAAACCGTCGAAGACTTTGTAAAGGATTTCGTTTCTGGACCGTCGATAGGCCTGAAAGTCGCAAAGCGCGTCATCAATGACGGCACCAACGCCAGCCTTGAGACAGCACTTGACATGGAACGACAAGGTTTCGGGCTCCTGCTAGGCACCGAGGATGGCGACGAAGGAGTAGCGGCATTTGTGGAAGACCGGAAACCCGAGTTCCAAGGAGATAAAGCAGATGTCCGCGCGTTTCAAAAAGACTGGTCCGGGAAGTTAGAGAAAAATGGCTTTAGTTGACTCAAGTTAGTCAACGCGCCAATATGCGGATGAGATAGGGAGAGAACGAGATGACCGGAGGCTGGTGGATGATCTTCGATGGCACCGTCAAGTTCCGATTGGTTGCCCCTTGTCCAGAGTGACTGCCGGACAATATAGGAAACCGAGTCGTACAATCTGTATTTGTGAACGCCCGACAATGTGCCTGGGTCATCCGCTAGCGATAGTAGAATGATACAGTAGGGCGCCATAAGCTGCTTTTCACCCTGGCAAATTAATCCTCGAATCTCTATGCTGTTATAAAGGCAGCATTTGGTACGATCACCGATCCCAGAAGCAGATTATGCTGGGGGTGAAGGGAATTGGGACGGTCTCGTTTACAATCGCTGAATCCTGATTGTGGTCGGTAACAGGTGACGTCCAACCGCAGAGAATTTAATCATCCGCGCGAGATAATACGCAATGCCTGCAAAACAAACTCCAGAAAAACTCGCAAAGATCGAGGTGTGTAATATCGGTGGAATTGACGAGACAACTGTCTCGGTGTCACCGGGTGTGTCCATCCTTACTGGTCGGAACGCGACGAATCGGACGTCCTTCCTTCAGGCCATCGCAGCCGCGATGGGGAGTGATAACGCCAGCTTGAAAGGTGACGCCGAAGATGGCTACGTCAAACTCGACCTGGATGACGAGGTGTACACGCGGAAGTACTCTCGCTCGAACGACACCGTGACTAAAAGCGGGGATCCGTATCTGGAAGACCCAGGCGTCGCCGATACATTCGCCTTCCTTTTTACGGATAACGAAGCCAGACGTGCGGTGACACAACAGCAGGACCTCCACGAACTAATCATGGAACCCGTGGACACCGCCGCAATTGAAACGGAGATTCGCGAGCTCAAGGCGAAGAAAGACGAAATCGATAATGAACTCGACGAGATTGATGAGTACAGGCGCGAGTTACCAGAATTGGAACAAGAGAGGAAGCGACTAGAGTCTAATATCGAAGAAAAACACGCCCTCCTCGAGGAGAAAGAAAATGAGATCGAGGAAACGGAAGCAAATGTTGAATCGAAACGGACAGAGAAAGAGAAGCTTGAAACTCATCTCGCCAATCTCAGAGAAAAACGGGCAGAGAAAGAAAAAGTCCGGTCGGACATCGACGTGCAGCGGGAAAGTATCCGGTCCCTGCAGTCCGAGCGTCGCGAGCTCAAGGCAGAGGCATCGGAATTGCCCGGTTCGCCTGTGGGAGGCAACGAGGAACTCCAACGGGAGATTGAGTCCCTCCACGAGCGCAAGGACCGTCTCGAGGACGACACCAGTACCCTTCAGGATCTCATTGAGTTTAACGAAGAGATGCTCGACGATGCTGCAGGCGAGGACAGTTCGGTGCTGCGCGGCGACGAATCCGACGATGCCATCGCCGATCGACTGGTTGAGGATAAAGTCCGCTGCTGGACCTGTGGTTCCGAGGTCGGCCGCATACAGATCGAGGGAACGATCGAGCATCTTAAGGAGAACCGGTCGGAAAATCTCGATACAATCAGATCGATCGAGGATGAACTCGAAGAGCTGACCGAGAAACAACACGAGAACGAAAAACGACAGCGGCGACGGGAGACGATCGACCGCCGTCTGGAAGAGATCGTCGACGAAATTAATCGCCGGGAGACGTCGATCGAATCACTACAGGAGGATCGCACACAGCTGAGTGAAGAGATCGAATCCCTTGAAGCAGAAGTGGAAGCACTCGAGGCAGAGGACTTCGACGAGATCCTCGATTTACATCGCGAAGCCAATCAGCTCGAGTTCGAACTTGAAAGACTCGAATCTGAACGAGAAGACGTGGTGGAACGGATCGATGAAATCGAAAACCGGTTCTCGAAGGAATCGCAGCTTCGGGAGCGTTACGATGCCGTGACCGAGCAGCTCACTGAACTCCGGACGCGGATCGACCAGATCGAAGAAGATGCTGTTGAAGCGTTCAATAAACACATGACCAAGGTGCTGGAGATCCTCGAGTACGACAATCTCGAGCGGATCTGGATCGAACGCCAACAAACGCGCATGCGAGACGGCCGACAGACAGTCGATAAGACGTTGTTCGATATCCACATCGTCCGTACTACAGAGGCGGGGACGACGTACGAGGACTCCATCGACCACCTCAGTGAATCCGAGCGGGAAGTTACAGGCCTCATCTTTGCTCTTGCAGGCTATCTTGTTCACGACCTCCACGAAACGGTGCCGTTCCTCCTTCTTGACTCCCTCGAAGCGATCGACGCTGATCGAATAGCAAATCTCGTACCTTACATGGCAGAATTCTCTGAGTATACTGTCGTCGCTCTCCTCCCCGAAGATACGCAGGCCTTCGACGATACCCACACCAGGGTAGCCGAATTCTAAGCTGTTTAGACGGTCGAACCGTCCTTTTGCTTATCCTTCGATTGGCCGGTCCTGGCGGAAACCATAACAATACTAGTGTTGTTATTTTTCGTTTGGCCGGCTCTGTTCGTCACAGTTACATCCCCCACGCTGGAGGAGATCGACGACGCTGTGTTGGGTACCGCAGTCCGTACACAGCACCTCGACGTTGACGAACAACCGGTACTCACCGAGCGTGATCAGGTCGGATGCGGTAAGTCGTTCAAGAGTTCCATCGACAACTGACCGTACTCTGGAGCGAAGTCGGTTAATGCTGTTGGACGCCGCCTCGACGCCGCCATACTCGCTCGATGAGTCGTACTCCGCGTCGCGGTGCTCTTTGAGGTACGTTCGAATCGCCTGATAGGTTACGAAGTCACTCTCCAGGCGATCGACGTCTATCCCGTCGTATTCGAGGTGCGCGCGGGCCTCCGTACGAGCACCGCTACTCACATCGTCGGCAGTAAGCAACCGGTATAAATTCTCAACGTCACCGTCAACGGTCGATACGCCGGGCAGAAACAAGCGTCGACGCGAGGAGTTCTTTATTAAATAGATCTGCGAGTTCGCGTAGGCTTCGTCGGTTCTCGGTCTGAGTCCAGAGGGTTTCAAGTCGTTCTCCGAACGATTCTCCCAACTCGTACTCGTGGATGAGTGCAGCAACTTTCGTACGACGTCTGGATCCATCGCCAGTTCCTGAACTTACCATACCTACCCTTTAACGATGACGCATAATGACTTTTCCCATTCGCTACGAATTGAGATGCTATGATTGGCTGCAATGCGCGTGGGGGTACCGGTCGGTCCAGAATGTCCCGGTAACACGAGTGTGACCTCCTCGTCCCATAGTGAGTTGGACAGTGGTCGTACCGGGTATGTCCGATGCGACGAGTGCCGATTAGTCGTTGCATCTGCATATATTATAAGTATAGGTTCTACTGGAATATATTCTAAGAAGTTTGCTCGGAACAATGCGCTCTCCTCTTCTATTCAACGCTAATGTGAAGGACCATTGTTGCTTAGTTATGGAACTGCTCGAACGATTTTCTGGAGAACATCTACGAATCGTTATTCGTTATCGCTTTCACTGGTCTAGGTGTGAGTATTCAATATGACGATATCAAAAGTGCCGGGCTTAAGCTAATAATCGCGGTATTAATTTCATTAGTCATCATCAGTACTACGTCGTTAGCAATCGTCCATACCTTGTACGCGTAAAGATAACAACTTCAATCTTCACAGCACTGAATAAGCAAACAATTTTGAATTTGGGAAATTATATATTCAGTACTTTCCAACCGGAAAGGGGTGTCAGAGTTAGCACCTCGCATTGTGTATCACCGCAAAGGCTTTTACCCAACGATCAAGTGACTGCCACGAACTGCGATACAGAAAACGGTCGAAAAAGCATCGAATGCGGAGTTTGATGGGCCAAACTACGATTCGACGATCGAACGACCAACCCACGTTTCTCGGCGTGACTCACACGGCAAATCAAACTTGTCGAGACTCTAATTGTACCAGGGTCCGCGATCGACGACAATCACGGGTCGCCCTCGACATCGTTCGAGGTCCGTTCGCAGGAACAGCAACGCGTCGAGATCGGACCGACCAGGCGAAGCCTCGCCGTGAATCACCTCGTACGTATGGAGGTTGATCGCCGCCTAGACGTACACCTTCCGGTCGTCGACGAAGACTTCCGTCTCGTCGACGATCATT is a window from the Natrinema halophilum genome containing:
- a CDS encoding ABC transporter substrate-binding protein, with translation MKNNQSNRRSYIKLLGISAAGLTSGIAGCLGNSNGDSGTFKVGYLNPLSGPYGSLGVPGKNGAEYTAEKLNEDGGIDGRDVEIIPYDTESNPDQAISHARTLIQEDNVDTIIGFASSSVAKAVSQYSAEQNIPLIVTGAQTPDLITKDCRKTTFRTFPYMTQLQAALALEAGNRLEGKKIACIAPDYVFGHQSWGVFSDTMKSEYGATVVSEQFPKFGSGEYQENIQSLLDADPDIVYSSLYSGSLISFIKQAKQYNFYEQVQIANGSGGLPNVSASMGEDMVPIDLAVEQYVANFPNEYNQTFVENYREATGNVPRPYTVSADAALRALDKAITESGDSSSEGIISGLEGVELKTAFGAGNIRAADHQFITDSIKVGPLEEGHGLSFDDSVYGFPEYYTVDGGKITPDPNCSFPSA
- a CDS encoding archaea-specific SMC-related protein, which codes for MPAKQTPEKLAKIEVCNIGGIDETTVSVSPGVSILTGRNATNRTSFLQAIAAAMGSDNASLKGDAEDGYVKLDLDDEVYTRKYSRSNDTVTKSGDPYLEDPGVADTFAFLFTDNEARRAVTQQQDLHELIMEPVDTAAIETEIRELKAKKDEIDNELDEIDEYRRELPELEQERKRLESNIEEKHALLEEKENEIEETEANVESKRTEKEKLETHLANLREKRAEKEKVRSDIDVQRESIRSLQSERRELKAEASELPGSPVGGNEELQREIESLHERKDRLEDDTSTLQDLIEFNEEMLDDAAGEDSSVLRGDESDDAIADRLVEDKVRCWTCGSEVGRIQIEGTIEHLKENRSENLDTIRSIEDELEELTEKQHENEKRQRRRETIDRRLEEIVDEINRRETSIESLQEDRTQLSEEIESLEAEVEALEAEDFDEILDLHREANQLEFELERLESEREDVVERIDEIENRFSKESQLRERYDAVTEQLTELRTRIDQIEEDAVEAFNKHMTKVLEILEYDNLERIWIERQQTRMRDGRQTVDKTLFDIHIVRTTEAGTTYEDSIDHLSESEREVTGLIFALAGYLVHDLHETVPFLLLDSLEAIDADRIANLVPYMAEFSEYTVVALLPEDTQAFDDTHTRVAEF
- the rdfA gene encoding rod-determining factor RdfA, yielding MSSGARTEARAHLEYDGIDVDRLESDFVTYQAIRTYLKEHRDAEYDSSSEYGGVEAASNSINRLRSRVRSVVDGTLERLTASDLITLGEYRLFVNVEVLCTDCGTQHSVVDLLQRGGCNCDEQSRPNEK
- the rdfA gene encoding rod-determining factor RdfA, with the protein product MVSSGTGDGSRRRTKVAALIHEYELGESFGERLETLWTQTENRRSLRELADLFNKELLASTLVSARRIDR